GTTATATCCTTGGCCTTGGTGATAGACATTGCAGTAACATCTTGGTGGATACTTTGACTGGCGAGATTATTCATATAGATCTGGGTATTGCTTTTGACCAAGGAAAGCTCCTTCCGATTCCCGAGACCGTGCCTTTCAGGCTAACGAGGGATATTGTAGACGGCATGGGGATAAGCGGTGTCAAAGGCGTGTTTCAAAAATGTTGTGAAATAGCATTGGCTGTGCTTCGAGATGAGGCCGAGGCAATCAGCACCATATTAAATGTACTTCGATATGACCCTTTGTATACTTGGTAAGTTACATGTGGGCATAGGCAACCAACGTGAATGCATTTAGTTATATATGAAGAATCAAATCTAACAGATCCAGGTCAATGTCCGACAGGCGAAAACAGGAGCTACAGGGTATATGGCAGGATGGAGATATACTTGACGAGGCAGAAATTAGTACAGAAGCCGGCTCAGCAATAGTGGGAGTCCAGGCAAAACTATCAACCAAGCTGAGCGTAGAAGCTACTGTTAGAGAGCAGATACAGGAGGCCATGGACCCTAATAATCTTGCGGTAATCTTCAGAGGTAAGTAGTTTGTGATATTCTGAAatgctgatatttatattctaaCCCCTTAGGTTGGGCACCGTTTTATTAGATAATTGGAACaaagaaatataaatggcattattattatgtACATATGTTAAAAGTGACTGAATTTTAAGCACCATGACTACGTTAATTTGCAACAGGGGCTTCCGGCTCATTGTCATTTTCGAAAGAAACAGGTCCCGATAATTGGGCTTTCTTGGCTTTCGTCGCTTCAGTAGCTTGAACGATCCACTCATCAATAACCTTTTGTTCAGCATTGATACCATGTTCAAGATATGAAGGACCAAAGACGGACCCGAACATCGTCGCCTCTTCGGCGGCGACCTCTAACTCAGCTTCTTCACGCATCCTAAGTCTGTAGAACTCTAAACGAGCTTGATCGTATGCATCAGTCCAGGACTCATTCCCTTTAAATTCCGCACTCTTTAAAAGAAATAGTGTTCGCTGTACAACACTTTCACCATCTAAAcgtttgttttcttgacTGATGGTGCTCCAGTCAAATTTGGCTGCATCATTACCGTCATTCTCAATTACAACCTTAGGCCTGGCCAATTCCCATGGATGCTGTTCATAAAAGGCGTTTCTGATTTTATCTTCGAAATATTTAACATCTCTGATGCGATACATATGCTGGGCTCTGGTGCTAAATTTTTGCTTATACCTCGTCACGTAAAGTCCAGttgatcttttcttttctcctACAGGAGGTGACTTCGGACTGGATTGGAAAACATCTAAATTCCTCAGTTTTTGTTGTAGATTTTGTGTAGGTGGGTTAGCAGCGACAACCTTAAACCAAGCCGGTTCGCTGATTGATCCTCCGGGAGAGCCGCGTCGAATGGTTTTTTGTCCGGCCCTCAGTAGATGGGCAGTCCTCTGAGCCACTTGAATGGCATCTGTTTGTAGTTTCATTTCAAATCCTCAGCCCAAAAAAGCTGGCTATTCTTGTTGACGATGCTCTATGCCTCTTTTGATAATGAGGCttgaaatttgaaaatttcaagccCTACTTCACCAACCTGCATAACAAGAAGCGCTACGGCGGCTATCGGACAGAGAGGGAATTCCAGGGGTATATTTGAAGAAACCCTGAAATTTACAGCGGTGCAAAGAGACAGGAGGAATACGGAGGATATTAGGCAGCACAATGTATATCTTGAAGATGTTAGCGATCAAGTCACCGATAAACTTTCATATTTCGGTAGCATATATTCGGttgatttgaattttcAGCAAATTCAGCCCAATATAATCATGTATATATGATTTATTAAAATGGTCGCATGGTCATACAAAAATTATAGCAGTCGTGTGAATTTCAAAGTTGGACCCCCTATGGTCGGAGATTTCCGGTTCCTGAAAAGCATTCTGTGTTGGGGTGTTGCAGTTACCCTGCGATGTTGGGAACTAGTGGGGGTGATGCGTAGTGGGATCTTGCGGCAAGTAAGTATCCAATCTGCAGGCCAAAGACGGCAGCACCCAACGGGGATTGTTGTTGGCGGGCATGCACGGGAGCGAGTATTAGCGGTCGTCTGTGGTGGTTAGGATGAATGGCATTTTTTTATCACTGCAAAACACCGCGAGCCCATACGCACGTTTGTTCGGACCaacgaagaaaaaaaggACCAATCAGTCGGAAAAATTTCCAAGATCTCTGTTGATTGAATTTCGTGGTTAagatattataatataGAACAATGAAGTTGTCGACAGTCGCTCGTTCAGCTCAAAAGGTTGCTGGTTCAGTATTGGTTCCTAGAGCTCGTCCTCTATCTGTTCCTCGAGCCAATATCAAAGCTCT
The Sugiyamaella lignohabitans strain CBS 10342 chromosome A, complete sequence genome window above contains:
- the RSM25 gene encoding mitochondrial 37S ribosomal protein RSM25 (Mitochondrial ribosomal protein of the small subunit; GO_component: GO:0005763 - mitochondrial small ribosomal subunit [Evidence IEA]; GO_component: GO:0005763 - mitochondrial small ribosomal subunit [Evidence IPI] [PMID 11278769]; GO_component: GO:0005739 - mitochondrion [Evidence IEA,IEA]; GO_component: GO:0005739 - mitochondrion [Evidence IDA] [PMID 16823961]; GO_component: GO:0030529 - ribonucleoprotein complex [Evidence IEA]; GO_component: GO:0005840 - ribosome [Evidence IEA,IEA]; GO_function: GO:0003735 - structural constituent of ribosome [Evidence IEA]; GO_function: GO:0003735 - structural constituent of ribosome [Evidence IPI] [PMID 11278769]; GO_process: GO:0032543 - mitochondrial translation [Evidence IC] [PMID 11278769]; GO_process: GO:0006412 - translation [Evidence IEA]), which codes for MKLQTDAIQVAQRTAHLLRAGQKTIRRGSPGGSISEPAWFKVVAANPPTQNLQQKLRNLDVFQSSPKSPPVGEKKRSTGLYVTRYKQKFSTRAQHMYRIRDVKYFEDKIRNAFYEQHPWELARPKVVIENDGNDAAKFDWSTISQENKRLDGESVVQRTLFLLKSAEFKGNESWTDAYDQARLEFYRLRMREEAELEVAAEEATMFGSVFGPSYLEHGINAEQKVIDEWIVQATEATKAKKAQLSGPVSFENDNEPEAPVAN